One segment of Setaria viridis chromosome 4, Setaria_viridis_v4.0, whole genome shotgun sequence DNA contains the following:
- the LOC117851237 gene encoding O-fucosyltransferase 8 isoform X2 — protein MEGASSSSSSSSSAAAALAVQGGRGGEVGIRVGATNIGRLRCTARQQQGKQHGGRGGGVTSWHLRVFAAVVGVMGCVLLAASLAMSALHQVQFRNAAISRNFRGLQELKQNIVRREKPDQIMHGRLLQMATSAVTKFPFPPVQNGSESEDFAQWEEPYKQARKWTPCAAKHSLADEVLTLELGQAEPDEINNGFILISANGGLNQQRVAVCNAVVVAALLNATLVLPRFLYSSVWKDTSQFGDIYQEDYFVNYMKNDVHIVKELPPHLQSLDLEAIGSQVTDMDISKEAEPSEFVRSVLPILQQNGVVHFLGFGNRLGFDSVPVHLQRLRCRCNFHALKFVPELQQAGSLLVQRLRKVSAMQTEMDKQLFGNNMVELDPAAFAEDHAAGGPSRYLALHMRFEEDMVAYSLCEFGGGEEERRELQAYRETHFPTLAMRLRNATVSPEEQRSLGRCPLTPEESGLILSALGYDGRTFIYVAGSQIYGGAPRLRPLTRLYPNLVTKEDILTADELAPFKNFSSRLAALDFIACASADVFAVTDSGSQLSSLVSGFRIYHGRGRAPTLHPNRKRYAQVLSEEGSIAWGGFRRRVRQMVEEYKRVSPRPRGRSVYRQPRTPGCMCRAAGDGSVDF, from the exons ATGGAGggcgcttcttcttcttcttcttcgtcgtcgtcggcggcggcggcgttggcggtgCAGGGAGGCCGGGGCGGGGAGGTGGGGATCCGGGTCGGCGCCACCAACATCGGGAGGCTTCGCTGCACGGCGCGGCAGCAGCAGGGGAAGCAGCacggcgggaggggcggcggcgtcaCGTCGTGGCACCTCAGGGTGTTCGCGGCCGTCGTCGGGGTCATGGGCTGCGTCCTGCTCGCCGCGTCGCTCGCCATGTCCGCGCTGCACCAGGTGCAGTTCAGGAACGCCGCCATCTCCAGGAACTTCAGGGGTCTCCAG GAGCTCAAGCAGAACATTGTAAGGAGGGAGAAACCAGACCAGATAATGCATGGAAGACTCCTGCAGATGGCAACTTCAGCTGTCACCAAG TTTCCCTTCCCGCCAGTGCAGAATGGCTCTGAATCAGAGGATTTCGCGCAATGGGAAGAGCCCTACAAACAAGCACGGAAATGGACGCCCTGTGCTGCTAAGCACAGTTTGGCTGATGAAG TTCTGACACTAGAATTGGGTCAAGCAGAGCCTGACGAGATCAACAACGGTTTCATACTGATCAGCGCGAATGGTGGTCTCAACCAACAGCGTGTCGCT GTATGCAATGCTGTTGTCGTTGCTGCTCTGCTCAATGCTACACTAGTCCTCCCCCGATTCCTGTACAGCAGTGTGTGGAAGGACACAAG TCAGTTCGGTGACATCTATCAGGAAGACTACTTCGTGAACTACATGAAGAATGATGTGCACATTGTGAAAGAATTACCACCACACCTTCAGTCACTAGATCTCGAAGCAATCGGCAGCCAG GTCACTGACATGGACATCTCGAAAGAGGCTGAACCATCTGAATTCGTCAGATCTGTGCTTCCAATTCTCCAGCAAAATGGCGTCGTTCATTTCCTCGGATTCGGAAACCGTCTGGGCTTCGACTCAGTACCCGTCCATCTTCAG AGGCTGAGGTGCAGATGCAACTTCCACGCTCTCAAGTTCGTCCCCGAGCTCCAGCAAGCAGGCTCCCTGCTGGTCCAGCGGCTGCGCAAGGTGAGCGCGATGCAGACCGAGATGGACAAGCAGCTGTTCGGGAACAATATGGTCGAGCTCGACCCGGCGGCCTTCGCCGAggaccacgccgccggcgggccgaGCAGGTACCTCGCCCTGCACATGAGGTTCGAGGAGGACATGGTGGCCTACTCCCTATGCGAgttcggcggcggggaggaggagaggagggagctcCAGGCGTACAGGGAGACCCACTTCCCGACGCTCGCCATGCGCCTTCGGAACGC CACGGTTTCGCCGGAGGAGCAGCGCAGCCTGGGGAGGTGCCCGCTGACGCCGGAGGAATCGGGCCTCATCCTCTCCGCTCTCGGCTACGATGGCCGCACGTTCATCTACGTCGCCGGGTCGCAGATATACGGCGGCGCACCACGGCTGCGGCCCCTGACGCGGCTGTACCCGAATCTTGTCACCAAGGAGGACATCCTcaccgccgacgagctcgctCCGTTCAAGAATTTCTCTTCACGG CTAGCGGCGCTGGACTTCATCGCGTGCGCCTCGGCGGACGTGTTCGCGGTGACGGACTCCGGCAGCCAGCTATCGTCGCTGGTGTCCGGGTTCCGGATCTACCACGGGAGGGGCCGCGCGCCGACGCTGCACCCGAACCGAAAGCGCTACGCGCAGGTGCTGTCGGAGGAAGGGAGCATCGCGTGGGGCGGGTTCCGGAGGAGGGTGAGGCAGATGGTGGAGGAGTACAAGCGGGTGAGCCCGCGGCCGAGGGGCCGGAGCGTGTACCGGCAGCCGAGGACGCCAGGGTGCATGTGCagggccgccggcgacggcagcgTCGACTTCTGA